The Gemmobacter aquarius genome contains the following window.
GCAGGCCGGGCGTGTTGACCATTACGTAATCGGCCTCGTTGAAATTCATCGTGCCGCAATCGAGCGTGCAGATCTCGGGACGGCACTCGACCACATGGGCCACCCGCTCGGTCGCCCCCGCCATATCGGATCGCGGTCCCATGCGGCCCATATCCTCGGACCCTTCGAAATAGATGTCGCCCCCCATCCCCGCCGTCAGGTTCAACACCACATCCGTTGCCGAATCGCGGATCCGCTCGGTCACTTCCCGATACAAGGCCAGATCGCGCGAAGGCTTGCCGGTTTCGGGGTCGCGCACATGGCAATGCACCACCGCAGCCCCCGCCTTGGCCGCCGCAATCGCACTTTCGGCAATCTGCGCGGGGCTGCGCGGCACATGCGGGCTGCGGTCCTGCGTCCCGCCCGATCCCGTCACGGCACAGGTGATGAAAACCTCGCGGTTCATGGCAAGCGGCATCGGTGGTCCTCCCTTATTGCCAGCAAAGACTAACGCCCTTGCCGCGTCATGCGTCACCGTTTACGAAATATGCATGACCGAAAGCGCAACAATTTTCGCCCCCTCGCGCCAGCCCCTGACCATCGGCGTGCTGGTCCTGCCGCATTGCTCGATCCTCGAAGTCGCTTCCGTCCTCGATCCCCTCCGCGCCGCCAACCGCCACCTCGGCCATGATGCCTATCGTTGGCGCGTCGTCTCGCCCGACGGTCACCCCGTGCCCCTGACCTGCGGCATCGAGATCGCCTCTTCCGGCCCGCTCACCGCCGCCGAAGGGGCCGATGCACTGATCGTCATCGTCGGGTACCGCCAATCCGAAGTGGCAACGAAACCGCTGCTGCGCGACCTGCGCCGCATGGCCCCCCGCTTCGCCCTCATCGCAGGCATCGACGCGGGCGCATGGGTCATGGCCCGCGCCGGATTGCTCGATGGCCACCGCGCCACCGTCCATTGGGAGGATTTCGAGGATTTCGCGAGCGCCCACCCCCAGGTCGACACGGTCCCCGACCGCTGGGTCATCGACCGCTCCCGTGCCAGCGCAGGCGGAGCGGCCCCCGCCCATGACCTGATGCTGCACCTGATCACCACGCGCCACGGCGCAGCCCTCGCGCGTCAGGTCGCCGCCTCGTTCCTGACCACCACCCGCGACGGGCACGAACCGCAGCTCGCCCCCGCCCCACACCCCGACCCGCGCCTCGACCTCCGCGTCGCCGCCGCCGTCGCGCGGATGGAGGCGAGGATCGACAGCCCCGAACCGGCACAGGAAACCGCCCGCGCCGTAGGCCTGTCACCCCGCCGTCTCGAAACCTTGTTCCTTGAAAACCTCGGCCTCACCCCCGCCGCCTATGCGCAAACCCTGCGCCTGCAAGCCGCCCGCCGACTGATCACCGACACCCGCCACAGCTTGACCGAAATTGCCCTTCGCACCGGCTTTTCCGGCCAAAGCGCCCTATCCCGCGCCTTCCGCCACCACTTCGGCACCCCGCCCAGCGCCTTGCGCCGGACATGAAAAAGGGGCGGACCCGCCCCCTTCATTTTCTGTCCTCAAATATCCTGAGGGTCCGGGGGCAAAGTCCCCGGCGCTGTCACCCCTCACGCCGCATCCAGCAAGCCGCGCCCCTTCAGCAGCGCCTCGACCCCCGGCATCTTGCCGCGAAAACGGGTGTAAAGCACCTCCGCCTCCTCCGATCCGCCCGCCGACAGGATGTGCTTTTCCAGAAGCGCCGCGACCCCGGGATCGAACGGCCCACCCGCCTCTTCGAAGGCGGCAAAGGCATCGGCATCCATCACTTCCGACCACATGTAGCTGTAGTATCCCGACGAATAGCCGTCGCCCGAAAAGACATGCGCGAAATGCGGTGTGGCGTGCCGCATGCGGATCGCGCGCGGCATGCCCAACCCCTCCAGCACCTCGGCCTGCTTCGCCATCGGGTCGGCAGGCGCCGCCCCCTCGTGGAATGCCAGATCAACCAGCGCCGAGGATACGAATTCCACCGTGGCGAACCCTTGGTCGTAAGTCCCCGCCGCCAGCAGCCGCTTCATCATGTCGGCAGGCATCGCCGCGCCCGTCTGCCAGTGCCGCGCGTGCTTTTCCAGCACCTCGGGCACTTCCAGCCAATGCTCGTAAAGCTGGCTCGGCAATTCCACAAAGTCCCGCGCGACGCTGGTGCCCGAGATGAACCCGAACGTCACATCCGACAGCATCTGGTGCAACGCATGGCCGAATTCGTGAAACAGCGTGCGCGCATCGTCATATGACAAAAGCGCCGGATCTCCCTTGGCGAAATTGCACACATTCACCACGATGGGCCGCACATCGCCGCCCAGCTTCTTCTGCGACCGCATCGCCGAACACCACGCCCCCGACCGTTTCGACGACCGCGCGAAGTAATCGCCCAGAAACACCGCCACATGCTTACCCGCACGGGTAACCTCCCATCCGCGCACATCGGGGTGGTAGAACGGCCCGTCGATCTCGCGGAATTCCAGCCCGAACAGCCGGTTCGCACAGTCGAACTGCGCCCCCAGCATCGCATCCAGCGACAGATACGGCTTCAACGCCGCCTCGTCCAAGTCATGCTCGGCCTTGCGGCGCCTTTCGCTGTAATAGCGCCAGTCCCAAGCCTCCAGCGGCCCCGCCTCGCCATCCGCGACCAGCATCGCCTCGAGCACGGCGGCATCGGCCAGCGCCTTGCGCTTTGCAGGCTCCCACACCCGCATCAGCAAGCCCCGCACCGCCTCGGGCGTCTTGGCCATTTCCGGTTCCAGCTTGAAATCGGCAAAGCTGGCATAACCCAGCAGCTTCGCCCGCTCTTCACGCAGCGCCAATATCTCGGCCGCAATCCCCCGATTGTCCGCCGCATTGCCATTCGCCCCCCGCGCAACCCAAGCCTCATAGGCCTGCCGCCGCAACGCACGGCGGGGCGAGAATTGCAAAAACGGCACGATCAGGCTGCGGTTCAACGTCACCACCGGCCCGTTCTGCCCGCGCTCGACCCCTGCCGCCCGCGCGGCGGCTACCACGAAATCCGGCAACCCCGCCAAGTCCTCTTCGGCCAGCACCATGAACCACTCGCGCTCGTCCGCCAGCAGGTTCTGACCAAAGGCCGTGCCAAGCACAGCCAGCCGCGATTTCACCGCCGTCAACCGCTCTGCCGCCTCGCCGGTCAGTTCTGCCCCCGACCGCACGAACATGCGCCGATAGAGGGTCAGCACCCGCATCTCCTCCGCCCCCAACCCCAACGCATCACGCCGCGCCCAAAGATCGTCGATCCGCGCAAACAGCGCCTTGTTGTTCGTCACCTCGGATGCAAAGGCCGACATCTTGGGCGCCAATTCCCGCATCAAACCCTCGCGCGCCTCGGTGCTGTCAGCCCCCGCAAGGTTGTAAAACACCCCCGACACGCGGTCCAATCCCGCCTCGGCCAGTTCCAGCGCCGCAATCGTATTGGCAAAGGTGGGCACATCCGCGCTGCCTGCAATCGCCGCGATATTCCCCCGCGCTTCGGCCAGAACCGCATCGAAGGCAGGGCCAAAATCCTCGTCACGGATATCGGCAAAGGGCGGCAGGCCAAACGGCGCAGTCCACGGGGCAAGCAACGGATTGGTCATGACGGGAACTCCTTTTGACGCAAAACTAGGCAGCAGGATCGCCCGCGTCCACCCCTTCATCCTTGCACAAATACTCCGGGGGTGCGGGGGCTGGCCCCCGCTGCCACGCCCTAGCGCTCCTGCCGCGCCTTCAACCGCTCTTCCAGCTGCCGCATCAGCAGGCTTAGCCCGATGGTCATCGTGAGGTAAATCAGCGCCGCCACGTTATAGGTCTCGAAATACTTGAAATTCCCCGCTGCCGTCACCTTGGCGAGTTGCGTCACGTCGCCCACGCCCAGCACAGACACCAGCGAGCTGTCCTTCACCATCGCCACGAAATCATTGCCAAGCGGCGGCAGCACCGTCCGGAAGGCCTGCGGAAAGACGATATGGCGGAACCGCTGCCACCCCGACAGGCCCAGCGCCTGCGCGGCCTCGATCTGGCCCTTGTCCACGGCCTGCAATCCGGCGCGGAAAATCTCGGCCAGAAAGGCCGAATAGGCCAGACACAGCGCCAGCACCGCACGGTAAAGCAGCGGCACATCCCGCGCCCGCGCCATGTCCAGCCCCAAAGGCTCGGCCAGCCAGTTCCACCCCGCCACCAGCGCCGGAACCAGCACGAAAGCCACGTAAAGCAGCAAGACGATGATCGGCACGCCGCGCATCACCTCGATATAGAACCGGCACAGCTGCCGCAGCACCCGCAACCGCGACATCGACCCCACCGCCAGAAGCAGCCCCATGCAACAGGCCGTCACATAGGCAAAGACCGACACCAGAACCGTGATCTTTATCCCCGCCGACAGCGTGCCCAGCACCGCCGCATAATCGGCATCCGCCAGTACCTCGTAAAACAGCCAAAGCCCCACTGCGACAACGCAGAGGAGCCACCACGGAAAATCCTTGTCGGGCTGGTTTTGCGGACCCATCACGGATACCGCGCCCCGCCTGATCTGGCAGGGCGCGTAAGGCTCATTCGCTCATCTTGTAGTCGACGAACCACTTCTGGTTCAGCGCATCCATCGTGCCATCCGCCTTCATCGCCGCAATCGCCGCGTTCATCGGGGCGACAAGGTCCGACCCCTTGGGGAATATGAAGCCGAAATCTTCGCTCGCCAGCGGCTCGCCGATGATCTTCAGCCCGCCATTCGACGCCCCGACGTAGCCGTTGGCGGCGGTCGAATCCGACAGCGTCAGGTCCACGTCACCTACCTTCAACGCCTCGAGCCCCGCGCCAAAGGTCTCGAACTTCACCACGCGCGGGTTTTCCTCGTTACCGTCCAGGATGTTGTAGATCGCCGCGTAGAACGGCGAAGTGCCGGGCTGCGCCGACACCAGAAGGTCCGGCAAGGCCGCGAACGAAGCCGCATCGGTGAAGCGCGCCTCGTCACCGCGCACGATCATCAGCATTTCCGACCGCATATAGGGATCGCTGAAATCGACCGCCTCCTTGCGCTCGTCCTTGATGGTGATGCCGGTCATGCCCATGTCGAACTGGCCTTCCGACACCGCCGGAATCATCGCGTCCCAGCTGATGTTTTCATATTTCACGGTCATGTTCAGCCGCTTTGCCATTTCGGCCAAGGCGTCATATTCCCAGCCGATCGCCTTGCCGTCCTTGTCCAGAAATTGCAGCGGCGGATAAGCGTTTTCGGTCACGATCACCACTTCACGGCCTGCCAGATCGGGCAGGTCCTGCGCCACGGCGGCCCCCGCCCCCAGCGCCATAGCAAGAACAGCAGCAACAAACTTCATCGCAGTCTCCCTGTCACAAAATCATCGACGAACACTATGGCGCGGCTTACCCCGCTGGCAAGGCGCAGCAAAGGCAGCGGTTGAGTTATCGGCCCCCGCCGCCTAAACCTTGCACAACCCTTTGCCGGAGCCTTGCCCATGCTGGCCGAAAAGCGCGTTCTTCTGATCATCGGCGGCGGCATCGCCGCTTACAAGGCGCTGGAACTCATCCGCCTTCTGCGCGGCCAAGGTGCCGCCGTCACGCCAGTCATGACACGCGCCGCCGCCGAATTCGTGACACCCCTTTCCGTCTCGGCCCTCGCAGGGGAAAAGGTCTATACCGACCTTTTCGACCTGACGGATGAGGCCGAGATGGGCCATATCCAGCTTTCCCGCGTGGCCGACCTGATCGTGGTTGCCCCCGCCACCGCCGATCTGATCGCCCGCATGGCGCAGGGCCGCGCAGACGACCTCGCCTCGACCCTGCTTCTGGCGACCGACACGCCCGTTCTGGTCGCCCCTGCGATGAATGTCCGCATGTGGCAACACCCCGCCACGCAGCGCAATATCAAGCGAATCCAAGCCGATGGCACCCGCCTGATAGGCCCCGACGATGGCGAGATGGCCTGCGGTGAATACGGGCCGGGCCGCCTGTCGGAACCCGCAGCGATCCTCGCCGGCATCCGCGCGATGCTGACGGTTGGTCCCCTGTCGGGCAAGCACATCATCGTCACCTCCGGCCCCACGCATGAAGCCATCGACCCCGTGCGCTACATCGCCAACCGCTCGTCGGGCGCGCAAGGGTCGGCCATAGCCGCCGCCCTGCGCGACCTGGGCGCAAGCGTCAGCTTCGTCACCGGCCCCGCATCGGTGCCGCCGCCACAGGGCGTGACGGTGATCCGCGTCGAAACCGCCGCCCAAATGGCCGCCGCCGTTGCAGCCGCCCTGCCCGCCGACGCCGCCGTCATGGCCGCCGCCGTGGCCGATTGGCGCGTTGCCAATGCATCGGACAGCAAGATGAAGAAAGACGGCACCGGCCAAGCCCCCGCCCTGCAATTCATTGAAAACCCCGACATCCTGCGCGACACATCGGCATCAAAACAGCGCCCCAAACTGGTGATCGGCTTTGCCGCCGAAACCGACGACGTGCTGTCCCACGCGGCAGCCAAACTCGCCCGCAAGGGCTGCGACTGGATCGTCGCCAACGATGTCTCTCCCGCCACCGGCATCATGGGGGGCGCCGAAAACGCCGTCACCATCCTGTCGGCGTCCGGTGCCGAAGTCTGGCCCCGCCTGCCCAAGGACGAAGTCGCCCGCCGCCTTGCGGCCCGCATCGCCGAGGCGCTGGCATGAACCCGACCATCAACATCCTGTGGGAGGATTGGGCCGACCGCAGCCTGCCCCTGCCCGCTTATGAAACCCCCGGCGCGGCAGGGGCCGACATCCGCGCCAATCTGCCGCAAGACCAGCGCGAGACTGGCATCACGCTGGCCCCCATGCAGCGCCTGATCGCGCCCACCGGAATTCGTGTCGAGATTCCCGCAGGTTACGAAATCCAGATCCGCCCCCGTTCCGGCCTTGCGCTGAAACATGGCATCACCCTGCCCAACACGCCGGGCACCATCGACAGCGATTATCGCGGTCCCTTGGGGGTTGCCTTGGTCAACCTGTCCGACCAGCCCTATATCATCCGCCACGGCGACCGCATCGCGCAGATGGTGGTTGCCCCGGTCCTTCAGGCGAGATTCCAAGTGGTTGAAAGATTAAGCGAAACGGCACGCGGGGCGGGCGGTTTCGGCTCGACGGGCAAAGCATGATCCTCGTCCTCGGGCTTGCCGCGATGGTCTGGGGGCTGGGCGCGGCACTTCGCGCGCCAAGGGCGCTGCGTCTTGGCCTGATCGGGCTGTTGTGGCTGGCGGTCATCACCCTGCACAGCACCCTGCCTGACGGTCACCCCCTGCGGATGGCCACCGGAGAGGATGCGCGTATCTGGGTGATGCTGGGCATTCTGATTGCCCTGTCGTTGGTCTACCGTCGCGGCCTTTCCGCGCTGCGCGCCAAGGCGTCACCCAAGGCGCAGCCCGAGGAAACCAAGGCCCCAGCCTTCCGCCCCGTCGAACTCGACCGCTATTCGCGCCATATCATGCTGCGCGAAATCGGCGGGGCGGGGCAAAGGAAACTGAAGGATTCCAAGGTCTTGGTCATCGGCGCCGGGGGCTTGGGCAGTCCTGCGCTGCTTTACCTCGCAGGGGCGGGGGTGGGGGTCATCGGGGTGGTCGATGATGACATGGTCGACGGATCGAACCTGCAACGCCAGATCATCCACGCCGACCAGCGCATCGGGATGCCCAAGGTGTTCTCGGCCGAAACCGCCATGCGTGCGCTAAACCCGTTCATCGAGGTGCGCCCCTATCACCGCCGCCTGACCGAGGCGGACGCCGGAACGCTGTTTGCCGATTATGACCTGATCCTTGACGGCACCGACAATTTCGACACCCGCTATATGGTCAACCGCATCGCGGCAAAACTGGGCATGCCGTTGATAACAGGCGCAATAACTCAATGGGAGGGTCAGCTTTCCCTGTTCGATCCGGCGCAAAACGCGCCCTGCTACGAATGCGTCTTTCCCACCCGCCCCGCCCCCGGAATGGTTCCATCCTGCGCCGAGGCGGGGGTTGCGGCCCCCCTGCCCGGCATCATCGGCGCGATGATGGCGATGGAAGCGGTCAAGCATATCACCGGCGCGGGCGAAACGCTGCGCGGGCGATTGATGATTCATGACGCGCTTTATGCCGAGACGCGGGTGATCGCTGTCCATTCCCGCGCCGATTGTCCGGTCTGCGGGCACGGTGCTGCACAAGTGATGCACAGCTGATGCAGACGGGCGCAGCGCCGCGCAAACACCACTTTAACCGGTCGTCGACCCGAACCCTTCGCAGGGGTCGCCCCGCCCCTTGACCCCTTCGGTCACGATCCACAGATCAAAGGGCTGGCGGCTGCTGCCGCCTTCCACCTGCCCCACCGAAAGCACCGTGACGGCGGGCACTTCCAGATGCACCAGCGCAGGAACGCCGATGTCCGACCGCGCATGTTCGGCCCCTGCGATCACCACGACAGGCCCGCCCGTCTCGCGCAGCGCACGGATCGCGGCGCGGGCTAAACTTGCGTCGCGCAGACGTTGCACCTGCACCATGCCGCCCATCGCCGCTTTCGGCATGGCAAAGCAATGGGCTGCCCAAAGCTCGGTCTCGCGCGCGTCCTGCACATCGGCGGGCAAGGCATCGGCCAAGCCGAACCCGTCAAGCACGCTTGCCGCCCCCTCGGTCGCCGCACGGCGCACATCGGCATCGGGCACATCGGCACCGTAAACCCGCGCACGCGGCGCTGCGGCAAAGATCGGCTGATACAGCGCGAAATCCGGCCAGCCCCGCGCGGTCCAGCCCAGCGCCCTGTCCATGGCCGCCGCATCGCTGCGGTCGGCTGGCACGCGCTTGGCCTGTTCGGGCAACAACATTTCAAACACCAGCGCCGCCGGTTCTATCGCCGCGACGGCACGCGCCTGATTGGCGTGATGCACGGGGTTGTCATGCACCTCGCCCAGCACGGTAACATCGACCTGCGGCAAGCTGTCCAGATCACCCGCCACGATCTCGCGGGCCATAGCAGGGCCCGCGAGCAACGCCATAAACAGCGCGGCGCGGATCATACGAGGAAGTGATGCACCTCGCGCGACTGGCTCTCCAGACTGCGGCGCATCTTGGCAAAGGCAGCGGCTTCCAACTGCCGCACACGCTCTTTCGACAGGCCGAGTTCGAGGCCGAGGCTTTCCAGCGTGCGCGGTTCTTCGCGCAGCTTGCGCTCGGCCACGATGTAGCGTTCGCGCTTGTTCAGAGATTGCATGGCTTTCACCAGCCAGTCGCGCAACTGCGCGGCGTCATGCGAGCCTTCGACCTGTTCGGCGGCTTGGGGTTGTTCATCTTCCAAAGCGTCGATCCACTCGCGCCCGTCCTCGTCCGACGATTGCGCCGCGTTCAGGCTGAAGTCCGACCCCGAAAGGCGGCCTTCCATCATTTCCACATCCGACAGCGACACGCCCACTTCGGTCGCCACCATCTGACGCAGCTGGAACTGGTCCAGCGTTTCGCCGCGCTGGCTTGCCTCGCGCTCCAGCTTGGCCTGCACGCGACGCAGGTTGAAGAACAGCGCCTTCTGGCTGCTGGTCGATCCGGTCCGCACCATCGACCAGTTCCGCATCACATAATCCTGAATGGATGCCTTTATCCACCACACGGCATAGGTCGAAAACCGCACGCCACGGTCAGGATCGAACTTTTCTGCGGCCTTCATCAACCCGAGCGACGCTTCCTGGATAAGGTCGTTCATCGGCGCGCCGTAGCGGCGGAATTTTGCGGCCATGCTGATCGCCAATCGCATATAGGCGGTGACCAGACGGTGCAGCGCCTGTTCGTCGCGCCGGTCGCGCCACGCATAGGCCAGTTGCAATTCGACTTCCGCCGTCAGCAATTCGGCCCGCATCGCTTGGCGGGACATGGTTTGGTCGTTATATCCGTCGAGCGCCATTTTTAACCCCCAGTCAGACATCACACTGCGGCGGTTCATTTCGCCGTTTGATATAGATACGAGGCCACGCGGTGACTGGATCAGTCGGTAACGAAACTATCTTGCTTTCCCGCTTGTCCTTGGTGACGGGCGGCGCCAGATCGGGCAAATCGCGACTGGCCGAAGCCATCGTTACCGGCAGCGGGCGAACCCGCCGTTACATCGCCACGGCGCAGGCATGGGATGACGAGATGCGGGACCGCATCGCGCAGCACCAGACCGACCGGGGCGCAGACTGGATCACCGTCGAAGCCCCGCTTGATCTGTCCGCCGCCCTCGACGCGGCGGGGCCAGAGGATGCGGTGCTGATCGATTGCGCGACGCTCTGGCTGACGAACCATCTCCTTTTCGAACACGATCTCGACGCCGAAGGCACCGCGCTGCTGGCCGCCTGTGCGCGGTGCAAGGCCCCCGTCATCATCGTGTCGAACGAGGTGGGTTGGGGCATCGTTCCCGACAATGCGCTGGCGCGACGGTTCCGCGACGCGCAGGGGCGGCTCAATCAGCGGATCGCCGCGCAGGCGGGGCTGGTGGTTGGGGTCATGGCGGGGCTGCCGATGGTGCTGAAGGGGCAGCTTCCGCCGTGGATGTGACGCGCTTCTGGTGGGTGCGTCACGGCCCGACGCATGAGAAAGCCTTTACCGGCTGGCGCGACGTGCCGGCCGATCTGTCCGATACTGCCGCCTTGGCGCGGCTTGACGGTTATCTGCCGCAGGGGGCGGTGCTGGTGTCGTCCGACCTGATCCGCGCCGTGGCCACCGCCGATGCCGTGGCTGCGGGGCGCGAGCGGCTGGCGCATGACGCGGCCTTGCGCGAATTGCACTTTGGCGACTGGGACGGAAAGCTCTGGTCGCAGGTTGCCGAAACCCACCCCGACCTGTCGCGCGCCTATTGGGAAGACCCGGGCGACCATTGCCCGCCCGGTGGCGAAAGCTGGAACACGGCGCAGGCGCGGGTGTCGGGCGCGGTCCAACGCCTGCATACCGCGCACAGGGGCCGCGATGTGGTGGTGGTCGCGCATTTCGGCGTGATCCTGACCCAGCTTCAGCAAGCAATGGGTGTTTCAGGGGCCGAGGTTCTGGCCCAGCCCATCGACAACCTGTCGGTCACGCGGCTTGACCTTGCGGGCGGGCAGTGGCGCGTGGGTGCGGTGAACCACCGGCCCTGAGCCGCTATTCCGCCGGTTCACCCGGCGCGGGCGGCATCAGGAAATGCCCCGTAGCTTGCGCGAAAAGGCGGGCGCGGTTGTCCTGCCACGCCTCGACATGCACCGATGCATAGCGCCGTCCCGACCGGTTCACCCGCGCCCGCGCATAGGCATCGCGCGGCAAGCCCGACCGCAAGTAATCGACCGTGAAATCGATGGTCTTGGGCAGGCGCGGCGGGGTGGCGGTGATCGTGGCGGGGTCAAGCCGCCCCGCCTCCATCTCTTCCCACAGCGTCGACCATGACAGTTCGATGATCGCCACCACTTCCAGAAACGCCGCAATCGCCCCGCCATGCAGCGCGGGCAGCGTGGGGTTGCCGATAAGCTTTTCGTCAAAGGGCAGAATGGCCGTCAACTCGTCGCCGCGCCGGTCAAAGCGGATGCCCAGATACTGGATGTACGGCACCCCCGACCAAAGCGAGGTCAGCGCCGCATCGCGCCGCTGCTTGATGACCTGCACAGGTTCGGGCCGCTCGCGCATCACACAGCCCCCTTGGGCAGGTTCAGCGTAAAGGCCCCCGTCGCCGCCGCCACGGGTCGTGCCTCGTCCTCGTCCGTTGCCGTCACCCGCACGAAAGCCACGGTGCGCGTGGTGTGGTAACAGACCGCCCGCGCCGTGATCGTCTGGCCGGGTGTGGCGGGGCGGAAATAGTCGACCCGCAGATCCAGCGTCGCGGTCGAGACCGGCCCCACGGGGTGCGACATCACCGCAGCCCCGCTGGCCGTATCCATCAGCGCCGAAACCGCGCCCCCGTGCATGACGCCGGTCGCCGGATCACCGACAAAGCGCGTATCATAGGGCATGGTCATCACCACCTCGCCATGGCCGAAACGCAGCAACTCCATCCCCAGCGCACGGGAATGGGGCAGGGCCTCGATGAAGCGGCGGGCAAGGGTCAGGGTCTGTTCGCTCATGCAGCACATATTCGCGCAGCCCGCACGAACCGCAAGAGGGCAAGCGCCCGAACATCGGAAACCCTGTCGCAGCCCTGTTGCGCGATACGCCCGCCCTCGCCTATCCTCGGCGGGCTAGCGCAGGACATCCCATGGCCGATCCCCCCGACACCCGCTTAAGCTTCAAAGAGATGTGCGCCCGCTTCGACGTGACGCCGCGCACGCTGCGCTATTACGAATACATCGAACTCCTCGCCCCCGAACGGGTCAGCCGCGCCCGCTTTTACGGCCCGCGCGAGGTGGCGCGCATGACGCTGATCCTGCGCGGCCGCCGCTTCGGCTTCAGCCTTGAAGAAATCCGCCAATGGCTGCTGATCTACCGCCAAAAGGGCACGCGCCCGCAGTTGCAGGCATGGATCGACATGGCCGACCGCCAGCTTGACGCGCTGCAGGCCGAACAGGCCCAACTCGCGGCATCGATCGAAGACTTGCGGAAGTTGCGCGACACGGCGGCCGGGGAACTGACCCGCCTGCCCGACTGAGCCGGTTACAACCCCTTTCTTGCGTGACGCAGCGACACCCGCTTCGTGACGCCACGTCACGTTTACCTTCACGTCAACTTTCTTGCTAAGCTCTTGTCAGACGACAAAGGTTTTTCAGGACAGCGCCCATGGCTTGCGGCAAAGACGATCTTCTGACCATCCGCCAGATGTGCGGGCAATACGAAGTCACCCCCCGCACCCTGCGCTTTTACGAAGCGCAGGAACTGCTCGCCCCCGTCCGGCGCGGCACGGCGCGGTTCTACACATATCGTGACCGCGCGCGGCTGAAACTGATCCTGCGCGGCAAGCGCTTCGGCTTCAGCCTCGAAGACATCCGCCAGCTTCTGGAAATGTACGACCGCGACACCGGCCAGCAGGAAGCGCAACTGTCACGTACCTATGCGATGGCAAAGGAGCGGCTGGCACAGATGGAACGCCAGCGTGCCGACCTCGACGATGCCATCGCCGAACTGAAAGACGAAATGGCATGGGGCGCGAATGCCCTCGCGGCCATGCGAAACGCCGCCGTTTAAGGAGCGCCCCGATGCCCGCC
Protein-coding sequences here:
- a CDS encoding BKACE family enzyme, producing the protein MPLAMNREVFITCAVTGSGGTQDRSPHVPRSPAQIAESAIAAAKAGAAVVHCHVRDPETGKPSRDLALYREVTERIRDSATDVVLNLTAGMGGDIYFEGSEDMGRMGPRSDMAGATERVAHVVECRPEICTLDCGTMNFNEADYVMVNTPGLLRDMARRMTAAGVRIEIEAFDTGHLWLAKELVKEGVIPEPVLVQLCMGVPWGAPDDLNTFMAMVNNVPAGWHYSAFSIGRNQMAYVAAAVLAGGNVRVGLEDNLWLEKGVLATNAQLVERACTIIENMGARVITPAEVRARLKLEKRPLLPR
- a CDS encoding GlxA family transcriptional regulator → MTESATIFAPSRQPLTIGVLVLPHCSILEVASVLDPLRAANRHLGHDAYRWRVVSPDGHPVPLTCGIEIASSGPLTAAEGADALIVIVGYRQSEVATKPLLRDLRRMAPRFALIAGIDAGAWVMARAGLLDGHRATVHWEDFEDFASAHPQVDTVPDRWVIDRSRASAGGAAPAHDLMLHLITTRHGAALARQVAASFLTTTRDGHEPQLAPAPHPDPRLDLRVAAAVARMEARIDSPEPAQETARAVGLSPRRLETLFLENLGLTPAAYAQTLRLQAARRLITDTRHSLTEIALRTGFSGQSALSRAFRHHFGTPPSALRRT
- a CDS encoding M3 family metallopeptidase, which translates into the protein MTNPLLAPWTAPFGLPPFADIRDEDFGPAFDAVLAEARGNIAAIAGSADVPTFANTIAALELAEAGLDRVSGVFYNLAGADSTEAREGLMRELAPKMSAFASEVTNNKALFARIDDLWARRDALGLGAEEMRVLTLYRRMFVRSGAELTGEAAERLTAVKSRLAVLGTAFGQNLLADEREWFMVLAEEDLAGLPDFVVAAARAAGVERGQNGPVVTLNRSLIVPFLQFSPRRALRRQAYEAWVARGANGNAADNRGIAAEILALREERAKLLGYASFADFKLEPEMAKTPEAVRGLLMRVWEPAKRKALADAAVLEAMLVADGEAGPLEAWDWRYYSERRRKAEHDLDEAALKPYLSLDAMLGAQFDCANRLFGLEFREIDGPFYHPDVRGWEVTRAGKHVAVFLGDYFARSSKRSGAWCSAMRSQKKLGGDVRPIVVNVCNFAKGDPALLSYDDARTLFHEFGHALHQMLSDVTFGFISGTSVARDFVELPSQLYEHWLEVPEVLEKHARHWQTGAAMPADMMKRLLAAGTYDQGFATVEFVSSALVDLAFHEGAAPADPMAKQAEVLEGLGMPRAIRMRHATPHFAHVFSGDGYSSGYYSYMWSEVMDADAFAAFEEAGGPFDPGVAALLEKHILSAGGSEEAEVLYTRFRGKMPGVEALLKGRGLLDAA
- a CDS encoding amino acid ABC transporter permease, which encodes MGPQNQPDKDFPWWLLCVVAVGLWLFYEVLADADYAAVLGTLSAGIKITVLVSVFAYVTACCMGLLLAVGSMSRLRVLRQLCRFYIEVMRGVPIIVLLLYVAFVLVPALVAGWNWLAEPLGLDMARARDVPLLYRAVLALCLAYSAFLAEIFRAGLQAVDKGQIEAAQALGLSGWQRFRHIVFPQAFRTVLPPLGNDFVAMVKDSSLVSVLGVGDVTQLAKVTAAGNFKYFETYNVAALIYLTMTIGLSLLMRQLEERLKARQER
- a CDS encoding transporter substrate-binding domain-containing protein, which codes for MKFVAAVLAMALGAGAAVAQDLPDLAGREVVIVTENAYPPLQFLDKDGKAIGWEYDALAEMAKRLNMTVKYENISWDAMIPAVSEGQFDMGMTGITIKDERKEAVDFSDPYMRSEMLMIVRGDEARFTDAASFAALPDLLVSAQPGTSPFYAAIYNILDGNEENPRVVKFETFGAGLEALKVGDVDLTLSDSTAANGYVGASNGGLKIIGEPLASEDFGFIFPKGSDLVAPMNAAIAAMKADGTMDALNQKWFVDYKMSE
- the coaBC gene encoding bifunctional phosphopantothenoylcysteine decarboxylase/phosphopantothenate--cysteine ligase CoaBC, with protein sequence MLAEKRVLLIIGGGIAAYKALELIRLLRGQGAAVTPVMTRAAAEFVTPLSVSALAGEKVYTDLFDLTDEAEMGHIQLSRVADLIVVAPATADLIARMAQGRADDLASTLLLATDTPVLVAPAMNVRMWQHPATQRNIKRIQADGTRLIGPDDGEMACGEYGPGRLSEPAAILAGIRAMLTVGPLSGKHIIVTSGPTHEAIDPVRYIANRSSGAQGSAIAAALRDLGASVSFVTGPASVPPPQGVTVIRVETAAQMAAAVAAALPADAAVMAAAVADWRVANASDSKMKKDGTGQAPALQFIENPDILRDTSASKQRPKLVIGFAAETDDVLSHAAAKLARKGCDWIVANDVSPATGIMGGAENAVTILSASGAEVWPRLPKDEVARRLAARIAEALA
- the dut gene encoding dUTP diphosphatase codes for the protein MNPTINILWEDWADRSLPLPAYETPGAAGADIRANLPQDQRETGITLAPMQRLIAPTGIRVEIPAGYEIQIRPRSGLALKHGITLPNTPGTIDSDYRGPLGVALVNLSDQPYIIRHGDRIAQMVVAPVLQARFQVVERLSETARGAGGFGSTGKA